Proteins encoded by one window of Rutidosis leptorrhynchoides isolate AG116_Rl617_1_P2 chromosome 7, CSIRO_AGI_Rlap_v1, whole genome shotgun sequence:
- the LOC139858692 gene encoding delta(12)-fatty-acid desaturase FAD2-like produces MGAGGQMSVSKTEKDILKRVPVAKPPFGIGDLKRAIPPHCFKRSLIRSLGSFFRDLVIIYSFFYLASNYIHLLPRPLSYIAWPLYWLAQGCILMGFWILGHESGHNALSEYQWVDDTIGFFIHSVTLTPYFSFKYSHRSHHAHTNSMEYDEVYIPKRKKDTFFSEFLNNGPGNVFTLTLRLTLGLPLYLIFNTYGRDYGGFANHYLPQSGIFNDSERGQVVVSDIGILAVLYILYRLVITQGLKSTLFLYGIPLFVMSCFFIVLTYLNHSHPSIAHYDSTEWDWLRGALSTIDRDYGKLMNWVFHHAPQNHVIHHLFPTIPHYHAIEAREAVKPILGDYYKFDDTPMIKAMWRDTIECIYVEPDENSDNKGVYWYFK; encoded by the coding sequence ATGGGAGCCGGAGGCCAAATGAGCGTCTCGAAAACAGAAAAAGACATACTCAAACGCGTACCAGTCGCAAAACCTCCATTCGGCATAGGTGATCTAAAGAGAGCCATACCACCACACTGTTTCAAACGCTCCCTAATTCGCTCTTTAGGTTCCTTCTTTCGTGATCTCGTCATAATCTATTCCTTCTTTTATCTCGCATCAAATTACATCCATTTACTCCCTCGACCCCTATCGTATATCGCATGGCCATTATATTGGTTAGCCCAAGGTTGTATCCTTATGGGCTTTTGGATCTTGGGCCACGAAAGTGGCCACAACGCTCTAAGCGAGTACCAATGGGTTGATGACACAATCGGTTTTTTCATCCATTCGGTTACTTTAACCCCGTATTTTTCGTTCAAGTATAGTCATCGTAGCCACCACGCCCACACAAATTCAATGGAGTACGACGAGGTTTACATTCCAAAACGAAAAAAGGACACATTTTTCTCCGAGTTTTTAAACAATGGTCCGGGAAACGTGTTCACACTCACGCTACGTCTTACACTAGGTTTACCTTTGTACTTAATCTTCAACACTTATGGTCGCGATTACGGAGGTTTTGCAAACCATTACTTACCACAAAGTGGTATCTTTAACGACAGCGAACGTGGTCAAGTTGTAGTATCAGATATTGGAATTCTCGCAGTTCTGTACATTTTGTACCGCCTTGTGATCACACAAGGCTTAAAATCAACCCTTTTCTTGTACGGTATTCCGTTATTCGTGATGAGTTGTTTCTTTATCGTGTTGACTTACTTAAACCATAGTCATCCATCAATCGCTCACTACGATTCGACTGAATGGGATTGGCTAAGAGGTGCATTATCGACAATTGATAGGGATTATGGCAAATTGATGAATTGGGTGTTTCATCATGCGCCACAAAATCATGTGATTCATCATTTGTTCCCAACGATTCCACATTATCATGCGATCGAGGCTCGAGAGGCTGTTAAGCCTATCTTAGGTGATTACTATAAGTTCGATGATACCCCGATGATAAAGGCGATGTGGAGAGACACGATTGAGTGTATCTACGTCGAACCGGATGAGAATTCTGATAACAAAGGTGTTTATTGGTACTTCAAATAG